In Clostridium sporogenes, one genomic interval encodes:
- a CDS encoding transglutaminase-like domain-containing protein: MKTNPVTLILAVVFFFPILKGFLSKFSSPNLKLDIEDINKTISFVFSLFLGIYYSKKIFIEHNVGIYKDIYERIPKNIIKYIENNFFMVYVVLTPLIIFIIYKIIFLILDVLNSITIYPILDKLEDILRDKGNIFKRIFGALFNIPKSICYILLIAFVLNVFSMFIKNDTLNKYLQSSKIYNNICKQAIIPVTNSKIAKKLPNIINNSFKIVVKEEAGKNSSQKNNFKDKRTIVYYNGVTLEEGIKSNKQINNFARHLAAEDATSKGKAKIIYDWIGTNIDYDHDKAEKVLKDNFQVKSGAIPTFNSKSGICFDYSCLFIAMCRANDIKVRLVTGEGFNGVSWVSHAWNQVYIPEEGRWINVDATFYKGGNYFDTKRFDIDHRKSQIAGEW; encoded by the coding sequence ATGAAAACAAATCCAGTTACTTTAATATTAGCTGTAGTGTTTTTTTTCCCTATTTTAAAAGGCTTTCTTTCAAAGTTTTCTTCTCCAAATTTAAAATTAGATATAGAAGATATAAATAAAACTATATCTTTTGTGTTTTCTTTATTTTTAGGCATATATTATAGTAAAAAAATATTCATAGAACATAATGTAGGAATATATAAAGATATATATGAAAGAATACCTAAAAATATAATAAAATATATAGAAAATAATTTTTTTATGGTATACGTAGTATTAACACCTTTAATAATATTTATAATCTATAAAATAATATTTTTAATACTAGATGTTTTAAATTCCATAACAATATATCCTATACTAGATAAATTGGAAGACATTTTAAGAGATAAGGGAAATATATTTAAAAGAATATTCGGAGCATTATTTAATATACCTAAATCTATATGCTATATATTATTAATAGCTTTTGTATTAAATGTATTTTCTATGTTTATTAAAAATGATACTTTAAATAAATATCTTCAATCATCTAAAATTTATAATAATATATGTAAACAAGCCATAATACCAGTTACTAACTCTAAAATAGCTAAAAAGTTACCTAATATAATAAATAATTCTTTTAAAATCGTAGTAAAAGAAGAGGCAGGTAAAAATTCATCACAAAAAAATAATTTTAAAGATAAAAGAACTATTGTCTATTACAATGGAGTAACTTTAGAAGAGGGGATAAAATCTAATAAACAAATAAATAATTTTGCAAGGCATTTAGCAGCGGAAGATGCTACATCTAAAGGAAAGGCAAAAATAATATATGATTGGATTGGAACTAATATAGACTATGATCATGATAAGGCTGAGAAAGTTCTCAAGGATAATTTTCAGGTGAAATCTGGAGCTATTCCTACATTTAATAGTAAGAGTGGGATTTGTTTTGATTATTCATGTTTATTTATAGCTATGTGTAGAGCAAATGACATAAAGGTAAGGTTAGTTACAGGTGAAGGATTTAATGGAGTAAGTTGGGTAAGTCATGCATGGAATCAAGTATATATACCGGAAGAAGGAAGATGGATTAATGTAGATGCAACTTTTTATAAAGGGGGCAACTATTTTGATACCAAAAGATTTGATATAGATCATAGAAAATCTCAAATTGCAGGGGAATGGTAA
- a CDS encoding pyrimidine/purine nucleoside phosphorylase: protein MKINEYFDGKVKSISFANTEGEATIGLMDIGEYEFATCKKEFMTIVSGKMTVKLPGETIWKDFGKNHTFIVEANEKFNVKLEEQTVYICFYK from the coding sequence GTGAAGATAAATGAGTATTTTGATGGCAAGGTAAAATCTATAAGTTTTGCTAACACAGAAGGAGAGGCCACTATAGGCTTAATGGATATAGGCGAATATGAATTTGCTACATGCAAAAAAGAATTCATGACAATAGTTAGTGGGAAAATGACAGTTAAATTGCCAGGTGAAACAATTTGGAAGGATTTTGGGAAAAATCATACATTTATAGTAGAGGCTAATGAAAAATTTAATGTAAAACTTGAAGAACAAACGGTGTATATATGTTTTTATAAATAA
- a CDS encoding ABC transporter permease yields MIDEKREQELYIKKVRNRKTKIIITRLIILIAIFVLWEVAGNLGWIDPFLTSTPSRMWKSLVKIYSEGTLFNHIWITCYETILGFIYGTLLGTFIAILLWLSDFACKVLDPYIVVLNALPKVALAPIIIFWVGNGTNAIIMIALLISIVVTIISVLNGFKEVDNDKIRLMKTFGATKWQILIHLIIPATIPTLISTLKINVGLSWVGVIMGEFLVAKEGLGFLIIYGGQISQLDIVMFSIIILAILAYLMYAVVEFLEKRISLKIKH; encoded by the coding sequence ATGATAGATGAAAAAAGGGAACAGGAACTATATATTAAAAAAGTAAGAAATAGAAAAACTAAGATAATAATAACAAGACTTATAATATTAATAGCTATTTTTGTACTATGGGAAGTAGCCGGAAACTTAGGTTGGATAGATCCTTTTTTAACTAGCACTCCATCTAGAATGTGGAAAAGTTTAGTAAAAATCTATAGTGAAGGTACATTGTTTAATCATATATGGATAACCTGTTACGAAACTATTTTAGGGTTTATTTATGGTACCTTACTAGGAACTTTTATAGCTATACTCCTTTGGTTGTCAGATTTTGCTTGTAAAGTTTTAGATCCTTATATTGTAGTATTAAATGCATTACCTAAAGTAGCACTAGCTCCTATTATAATTTTTTGGGTTGGCAATGGTACCAATGCTATAATAATGATAGCTCTCTTAATTTCCATTGTTGTAACTATAATTTCTGTATTAAATGGATTTAAAGAAGTTGATAATGATAAAATAAGATTAATGAAAACCTTTGGCGCCACTAAATGGCAAATATTAATTCATTTAATAATCCCTGCTACAATCCCAACTTTAATATCTACCTTAAAAATTAATGTGGGTTTATCCTGGGTAGGAGTTATAATGGGAGAATTTTTAGTAGCAAAAGAAGGTTTAGGATTCTTAATTATTTATGGTGGGCAAATTTCTCAATTGGATATAGTAATGTTTAGCATAATAATATTGGCTATTTTAGCTTACTTAATGTATGCAGTAGTAGAGTTTTTAGAAAAAAGAATATCTTTAAAAATTAAGCATTAA
- the hypD gene encoding trans-4-hydroxy-L-proline dehydratase: MMTDRVKKLREESLKAVPRISMERTKIVTDVYKKYEGTVSIPVLRALVLKELMERKELCIYDGELIVGERGEAAAATPTYPELCCHTVEDFDIMDKREKISFKTTDEDKKIQEELIIPFWEKRSMRHKILEKMTPEWKACYEAGIFTEFMEQRGPGHTAGGDKYYKMGFLDIKEQIKEAISKLDYLNDDEALDKKEQLDAMDIACDAIMIYGKRYAEYAAKLAQKETDPVRKKELMEISEVCSWVPAHAPRTFREAIQMYWFVHLCVISELNPWDAFNPGRLDQHLYPFYKEEIEGGTLDREQARELLQCFWAKFNNQPAPPKVGITLKESGTYTDFANINSGGMKADGSDGVNDVSYLVLEVIDEMKLLQPSSNVQISKKTPQRFLKKACEVIRKGWGQPSIFNADSVVQELVRAGKSIEDARCGGTSGCVEAGAFGKEAYILTGYFNLPKILEITLLNGVDSQTGKQLGIKTGDISTLKTYEDLLDAFKKQLKYFVDVKVNGNRVIERLYATLMPAPFLSVVIDDCIAKGKDYNAGGARYNTSYIQGVGIGTITDSLSAIKYQVFDEKNITMEELMDALKSNFEGHEDIYNLVKNKTPKYGNDDDYADEIMKEIFDAYYNEVNGRPNGRGGCYRIDMLPTTCHVYFGSVINATPDGRKAHIPVSEGISPSKGADVNGPTGVIKSAAKMDHLRTGGTLLNQKFVPSVVQGEEGIDNMANLVRAYFTMDGHHIQFNIVSKETLLKAQQNPDEYKDLIVRVAGYSDYFNNLDKVLQNEIIERTEQEFN, from the coding sequence GATGTTTATAAAAAATATGAAGGAACAGTATCAATCCCAGTATTAAGAGCATTAGTTTTAAAGGAATTAATGGAAAGAAAAGAGCTTTGTATTTATGATGGAGAACTTATAGTAGGTGAAAGAGGGGAAGCTGCAGCAGCTACACCAACTTATCCAGAATTATGCTGTCATACAGTTGAAGACTTTGATATAATGGATAAACGTGAAAAAATATCCTTTAAAACAACTGATGAAGATAAAAAAATACAAGAAGAATTAATTATTCCTTTCTGGGAAAAAAGATCTATGAGACATAAAATATTAGAAAAAATGACTCCAGAATGGAAAGCTTGTTATGAAGCAGGTATATTCACTGAATTTATGGAACAAAGAGGACCTGGCCATACTGCAGGTGGAGATAAATATTATAAAATGGGATTCTTAGATATTAAAGAACAAATAAAAGAAGCTATAAGTAAATTAGATTATTTAAATGATGATGAAGCATTAGATAAAAAAGAGCAATTAGATGCTATGGATATAGCTTGTGATGCTATAATGATTTATGGAAAACGTTATGCAGAATATGCAGCTAAATTAGCACAAAAAGAAACAGATCCAGTAAGAAAAAAAGAACTTATGGAAATATCTGAAGTGTGTAGCTGGGTACCAGCTCATGCTCCAAGAACCTTTAGAGAAGCAATTCAAATGTACTGGTTTGTTCATTTATGTGTAATTTCTGAATTAAATCCTTGGGATGCATTTAATCCTGGTAGATTAGATCAACATTTATATCCATTCTATAAAGAAGAAATAGAAGGAGGAACACTAGATAGAGAGCAGGCTAGAGAATTGTTGCAATGTTTCTGGGCTAAATTTAATAACCAACCAGCACCACCAAAAGTTGGTATAACTTTAAAAGAAAGTGGAACATATACTGACTTTGCAAACATAAATAGTGGTGGTATGAAAGCTGATGGATCAGATGGTGTTAATGATGTAAGTTACTTAGTACTTGAGGTAATAGATGAAATGAAGTTATTGCAACCAAGTTCTAATGTACAAATAAGTAAAAAAACTCCTCAAAGATTTTTAAAGAAGGCTTGCGAAGTTATAAGAAAAGGATGGGGTCAACCATCAATATTTAATGCTGATTCAGTAGTTCAAGAACTAGTAAGAGCAGGAAAATCTATAGAAGATGCTAGATGCGGGGGAACTAGTGGTTGTGTTGAAGCTGGAGCTTTTGGTAAAGAAGCTTATATATTAACTGGATATTTTAATCTGCCAAAAATATTAGAAATAACATTATTAAATGGTGTTGATTCTCAAACTGGTAAACAATTAGGTATAAAGACAGGAGATATAAGCACATTAAAAACTTATGAAGATTTACTAGATGCATTTAAAAAACAACTTAAATATTTTGTTGATGTAAAAGTAAATGGTAACAGAGTTATAGAAAGATTGTATGCAACATTGATGCCTGCACCATTCTTATCAGTAGTTATAGATGATTGTATAGCAAAAGGAAAAGATTATAATGCAGGAGGAGCAAGATATAATACTAGTTATATTCAAGGCGTTGGTATAGGAACAATCACAGATAGTTTATCAGCTATTAAATACCAAGTCTTTGATGAAAAGAATATAACAATGGAAGAATTAATGGATGCATTAAAATCTAATTTTGAAGGTCATGAAGATATATATAACTTAGTTAAAAATAAAACCCCTAAATATGGTAATGATGATGATTACGCAGATGAAATAATGAAAGAAATATTTGATGCTTATTATAATGAAGTAAATGGAAGACCTAATGGTAGGGGAGGATGCTATAGAATAGATATGCTACCAACAACATGCCATGTTTACTTTGGATCAGTTATAAATGCTACTCCAGATGGAAGAAAAGCTCATATTCCAGTATCAGAAGGTATTTCTCCATCAAAGGGTGCAGATGTAAATGGACCAACAGGCGTTATAAAGTCAGCGGCTAAAATGGATCATTTAAGAACTGGTGGTACTTTATTGAATCAAAAATTTGTTCCTTCAGTTGTTCAAGGTGAAGAAGGAATAGATAATATGGCTAATTTAGTAAGAGCTTATTTTACAATGGATGGGCATCACATTCAATTTAATATTGTAAGTAAGGAAACTTTATTAAAAGCTCAACAAAATCCAGATGAATATAAAGATTTAATAGTTCGTGTTGCTGGATATAGCGACTATTTTAATAACTTAGATAAAGTTTTACAAAATGAGATAATAGAAAGAACAGAACAAGAGTTTAATTAA
- a CDS encoding tetratricopeptide repeat protein encodes MSYFNKANSYYNTKDYEKAINLYKKAAEIKENEASSLYNASVCFIKLKQYEKAIPLLKRALILKKDSKYFFNLGYCYAMLKNNKKALVYFNTAWALNHKDEDCEKAINIIVKNLK; translated from the coding sequence ATGAGTTACTTTAATAAAGCTAACAGTTATTATAATACTAAAGATTATGAAAAAGCCATAAATCTATATAAAAAAGCGGCAGAAATCAAAGAAAATGAAGCTTCATCTTTATACAACGCTTCTGTTTGCTTTATAAAATTAAAACAATATGAAAAAGCCATTCCTTTATTAAAAAGAGCTCTAATATTAAAAAAAGATAGTAAATATTTTTTTAATTTAGGTTATTGCTATGCTATGTTAAAAAATAATAAGAAAGCTTTAGTTTACTTCAATACCGCTTGGGCTCTAAATCATAAAGATGAAGATTGTGAAAAAGCTATAAATATTATAGTTAAAAATTTAAAATAA
- a CDS encoding flavin reductase family protein, with amino-acid sequence MEKVRFKGSAMLNPVPVALITTKNNEKTNVFTVGWIGTACTKPPIISIAIRPERLSFHYLKDNPELVVNLPSNNLVKSVDYCGVRSGKTNDKIKECDFTLKNSNEISVPYIEQCPINLECKVVDILPLGTHHLFLCEVLCTNVNYELIDPKGKIHFEKANLISYSHGEYYALPQKSLGKFGYSVQKKKKKKEV; translated from the coding sequence ATGGAAAAAGTAAGATTTAAAGGCAGTGCTATGTTAAATCCTGTCCCAGTAGCACTAATAACTACTAAAAATAATGAAAAAACTAATGTATTCACTGTAGGCTGGATTGGAACAGCATGTACCAAACCTCCTATAATAAGCATAGCTATAAGACCTGAAAGACTTTCTTTTCATTACCTAAAAGATAACCCAGAATTAGTGGTTAACCTTCCCTCTAATAATCTTGTTAAATCAGTAGATTATTGTGGTGTTCGTTCTGGTAAAACTAATGATAAGATAAAAGAATGTGATTTTACACTAAAAAATTCAAATGAAATAAGTGTTCCATATATAGAACAATGTCCTATAAATTTAGAATGTAAAGTTGTAGATATATTGCCTTTAGGAACCCATCATTTATTTTTATGTGAAGTACTTTGTACCAATGTAAATTATGAGCTAATAGACCCAAAAGGGAAAATTCATTTTGAAAAAGCAAACCTAATTTCTTATTCTCATGGAGAATACTATGCTTTGCCACAAAAATCTTTAGGTAAATTTGGATACTCTGTACAAAAAAAGAAGAAAAAAAAAGAAGTTTAA
- a CDS encoding L,D-transpeptidase family protein — MSNFKKLFYTLIFILTIEIILIFLSYHNQQKMETNPIDVSNICILIDITANNMDVYRNGEIIKSYSIAAGKPSTPSPIGTWKIVNKGTWGSSFGGRWMGLNVPWGKYGIHGTDAPHSIGWNSSHGCIRMKNKNVAELYKITPLGTTVIIWGGPFRNFGQGLRSIEPGMRGSDVYEVQKLLKEKKYYNGEPDGIYGESMKSVVHKFQKDNNIPLSNTINSSFYKKLGVELIE; from the coding sequence ATGTCTAACTTTAAAAAACTGTTTTATACATTAATTTTTATACTCACAATAGAAATTATTTTAATATTTTTATCTTATCATAATCAACAAAAAATGGAAACAAATCCAATAGATGTAAGTAACATATGTATACTAATAGATATTACTGCAAACAACATGGATGTATATAGAAATGGTGAAATAATAAAAAGTTATAGTATAGCTGCTGGAAAACCCTCTACTCCATCTCCGATAGGCACTTGGAAAATAGTAAACAAAGGCACTTGGGGAAGTAGCTTTGGCGGTAGATGGATGGGACTTAATGTTCCTTGGGGCAAATATGGAATACACGGAACTGATGCACCTCATTCCATAGGTTGGAACTCTTCTCATGGATGTATAAGAATGAAAAATAAAAATGTAGCTGAACTATACAAAATTACTCCCTTGGGTACAACTGTAATAATATGGGGAGGGCCATTTAGAAATTTCGGACAAGGTTTAAGATCCATAGAGCCTGGTATGCGAGGTTCTGACGTATATGAAGTTCAAAAACTCTTAAAAGAAAAAAAATATTATAATGGTGAGCCTGATGGAATATATGGTGAAAGTATGAAATCAGTAGTACATAAATTTCAAAAAGATAATAATATTCCACTATCAAACACTATTAACTCTTCTTTTTATAAAAAACTAGGGGTAGAACTTATAGAATAA
- the proC gene encoding pyrroline-5-carboxylate reductase yields the protein MNKVIGFIGAGNMGQAMVGGIVNSKLVAPENIILSDLNEKALEVAKEKFGVRVTTNSNELAKEVDILVLSVKPNLYPIIIKGIKDSVKKDVIVVTIAAGKALEDTETMFGKRIKIVRVMPNTPALVGEGMAAICPNDLVSKEETKEVISIFESFGKAEIVEEKLMDAVTAVSGSSPAYVYIFIEAMADAAVLEGMPRDKAYKFAAQAVLGSAKMVLETGMHPGALKDMVCSPGGTTIKAVATLEKHGFRNAIIESMRDCAIKSKEMSK from the coding sequence ATGAATAAAGTAATTGGATTTATTGGTGCCGGAAATATGGGACAAGCAATGGTTGGAGGAATAGTTAATTCAAAATTAGTTGCTCCAGAAAATATTATATTATCAGATTTAAATGAAAAGGCATTAGAAGTTGCTAAAGAAAAATTTGGGGTTAGAGTAACAACAAATAGTAATGAATTAGCTAAAGAAGTAGATATATTAGTTTTATCTGTAAAACCAAATTTATATCCAATAATTATAAAAGGTATAAAGGATAGTGTTAAAAAAGATGTTATAGTAGTTACTATTGCAGCAGGTAAAGCATTGGAAGATACGGAAACTATGTTTGGGAAAAGAATAAAAATAGTTAGAGTAATGCCAAATACTCCTGCATTAGTTGGAGAAGGAATGGCTGCTATATGTCCTAATGATTTGGTTTCTAAAGAGGAGACTAAAGAAGTTATAAGTATCTTTGAAAGCTTTGGAAAAGCTGAAATAGTAGAAGAGAAATTGATGGATGCAGTAACTGCAGTAAGTGGTTCATCTCCAGCTTATGTGTATATATTTATAGAAGCTATGGCAGATGCAGCTGTGCTAGAAGGTATGCCAAGAGATAAGGCTTATAAATTTGCAGCACAAGCTGTATTAGGATCAGCAAAAATGGTTTTAGAAACAGGGATGCATCCAGGTGCATTAAAAGATATGGTTTGTTCACCAGGTGGAACTACAATTAAAGCAGTAGCAACTCTTGAAAAACATGGTTTTAGAAATGCAATTATAGAATCTATGAGAGATTGTGCAATAAAATCTAAAGAAATGTCTAAATAA
- a CDS encoding M16 family metallopeptidase — translation MYDAKKTILKNGITLVTIKKDTQIAAIHAGIKIGAIYENEKEKGISHFIEHMLFKGTKYKDNETLNRELENLGGEYNAYTDSNSTVCSITVLEEELEKSIEILGDMFQNCLFPQEEIEREREVILSEIRGSKDDLEDYSFKKVNETAFDKSPLKYDTLGNEKIVKSFTRDKLIKFYERYYVPNNCFISIVSDLPHNYVVSIVEKYFKDWLWKEFKREKVLEEKNRFLKKVSYKNNVEQSTVVYLFTLHGLSKKEELALTILSHRLGESGNSVLFRELREKRGFAYDVYTDLDLSPHVKTLYIYTSVGRENVDETLDVINNCIESIKKGNIGFDSNTINLMKKILKTAIAFTLEDVTDIGNYAFHQIIDEESIFQFYEDMKDLDGIKEEDIYNVANKVLNKPTIHILLNQ, via the coding sequence ATGTATGATGCGAAAAAGACTATATTAAAAAATGGAATAACCTTAGTTACTATAAAGAAGGATACCCAAATAGCTGCTATTCATGCAGGAATAAAGATAGGAGCTATATATGAAAATGAAAAAGAAAAAGGTATAAGTCATTTTATAGAACATATGCTTTTTAAAGGAACTAAATACAAAGATAATGAAACTTTAAATAGAGAATTAGAAAATTTAGGCGGGGAATACAATGCATATACAGATAGTAATTCTACAGTATGCAGTATAACTGTTTTAGAAGAAGAATTGGAAAAATCTATAGAAATTTTAGGGGATATGTTTCAAAATTGTCTATTCCCTCAGGAAGAGATAGAAAGGGAAAGAGAGGTAATTTTATCTGAAATAAGAGGAAGTAAGGACGACTTAGAGGATTATTCTTTTAAAAAGGTAAATGAAACAGCTTTTGATAAAAGTCCATTAAAATATGATACTTTAGGAAATGAGAAAATAGTAAAATCTTTTACTAGAGACAAACTTATAAAATTTTATGAAAGATATTATGTACCTAATAATTGTTTTATATCTATAGTTTCTGATTTGCCACATAATTACGTAGTAAGTATTGTAGAAAAGTATTTTAAAGATTGGTTATGGAAAGAATTCAAAAGAGAAAAAGTCTTAGAAGAAAAGAATAGATTTTTAAAAAAAGTTTCTTACAAAAATAATGTAGAACAAAGTACAGTAGTATATTTATTTACATTACATGGTTTAAGTAAAAAAGAGGAATTAGCACTTACAATATTAAGTCACAGATTAGGTGAAAGTGGAAATTCTGTATTGTTTAGAGAACTTAGGGAAAAGAGAGGATTTGCCTACGATGTATATACAGATTTAGATTTATCACCTCATGTAAAGACTTTGTATATATATACCTCAGTAGGAAGAGAAAATGTAGATGAAACTTTAGATGTTATAAATAATTGTATAGAAAGTATAAAAAAAGGTAATATAGGTTTTGATAGTAATACTATAAATCTTATGAAAAAGATATTAAAAACAGCTATTGCCTTTACTTTAGAGGATGTAACTGATATAGGAAATTATGCTTTTCATCAAATAATAGATGAGGAAAGCATTTTTCAGTTCTATGAAGATATGAAAGATTTAGATGGAATAAAAGAAGAGGATATATATAATGTAGCTAACAAAGTATTAAATAAACCTACTATACACATACTTTTAAATCAATAA
- a CDS encoding QueT transporter family protein produces the protein MNLQNKKISKLVFSAVIAAIYTVLTLLLAPISYGQIQVRVSESLTLLPFLSSYSIWGVFLGCIISNLIGGNGIIDVVFGSLATLIAAISTYYIGKSNLKFKKYLAPLPPIIINAVVIGFILNYTLKLPLLLSIIWVGLGEAISCYVLGLILISIIEKNKKLMSYFKY, from the coding sequence ATGAATTTACAAAACAAAAAAATTTCTAAACTAGTGTTTTCAGCAGTTATTGCCGCTATTTACACTGTATTAACCTTACTTTTGGCTCCCATAAGTTATGGTCAAATTCAAGTAAGGGTTTCAGAATCCTTAACTTTACTACCTTTTCTCTCTTCCTATTCTATATGGGGAGTTTTTTTGGGTTGCATTATTTCTAATTTAATAGGTGGCAATGGAATTATTGATGTAGTATTTGGTTCACTAGCCACATTAATAGCTGCTATATCAACCTATTACATAGGTAAAAGCAATTTAAAATTCAAGAAATATTTAGCACCTCTACCCCCAATAATTATAAATGCAGTCGTAATTGGTTTTATTTTAAATTATACTTTAAAACTTCCATTACTACTTTCAATAATTTGGGTAGGACTAGGAGAAGCAATATCTTGTTATGTATTAGGATTAATCCTTATATCTATAATAGAAAAGAATAAGAAACTTATGTCTTATTTTAAATATTAA
- a CDS encoding sulfite exporter TauE/SafE family protein, whose translation MVKAIWFALIILAVWFGIVLFRDFVKHKNNLENVSWGKTAIIGFIVNFFDVLGIGAFAPQTALLKLTKQTEDRLLPGTLNSANTIPVLIEAIIFIKIIEVDSITLISMLVAATIGAVIGAGIVSKLPEKMIQLTMGCALLVTAYFMLAGQMHWMPGGGDAIGLHGTKLIIAVVINFILGALMTAGIGLYAPCMALVFMLGMSPKVAFPIMMGSCAFLMPPASAKFVKEGAYNRKASVSMCLAGTVGVLIAAFLVKSLPMDILRWLVIAVVIYTATIMLKSAFKNKSKQAIA comes from the coding sequence ATGGTAAAAGCTATATGGTTTGCATTAATAATCTTAGCAGTGTGGTTTGGAATTGTATTATTTAGAGATTTTGTTAAACATAAAAATAATTTAGAAAATGTATCTTGGGGGAAGACAGCAATTATAGGTTTTATAGTTAACTTTTTCGATGTTTTGGGAATTGGTGCATTTGCACCTCAAACAGCTTTACTAAAATTGACAAAACAAACAGAAGACAGATTATTACCAGGTACTTTAAATTCTGCTAATACAATTCCTGTTTTAATTGAAGCTATAATATTCATAAAAATTATAGAAGTAGATTCTATTACTTTAATATCTATGCTAGTTGCAGCAACTATAGGAGCCGTTATAGGAGCAGGTATAGTATCAAAGCTCCCAGAAAAAATGATTCAACTTACAATGGGATGTGCATTATTAGTGACAGCTTACTTTATGCTTGCAGGTCAAATGCATTGGATGCCAGGTGGTGGAGATGCTATAGGGTTACATGGTACAAAATTAATTATAGCAGTAGTAATAAACTTTATATTAGGAGCTTTAATGACAGCAGGGATAGGTTTATATGCACCATGTATGGCTCTAGTGTTTATGTTAGGAATGTCACCAAAGGTTGCTTTTCCAATAATGATGGGATCTTGTGCATTTTTAATGCCACCAGCATCAGCTAAATTTGTTAAAGAAGGTGCTTATAATAGAAAGGCTAGTGTGTCAATGTGTTTAGCAGGAACAGTTGGAGTTTTAATAGCTGCATTTTTAGTTAAATCCTTGCCAATGGATATATTACGTTGGTTAGTTATAGCAGTAGTAATATATACTGCAACAATAATGCTAAAATCAGCCTTTAAAAACAAATCTAAACAAGCCATTGCCTAA
- the recX gene encoding recombination regulator RecX, whose translation MSNIITKIEVQKRNKDRVNVYINEEFNFACSSELIYYHNLKKGKVIDENNLNDIIREDNYIKAKGYALKYIEKSLKTETQVKEKLYSKEYNEDTVDRVIKFLKDYDFIDDNKYCDMYIREKLNIYGRNKIKYALLNKGIEESIVIEKINNIDEEKEKKIAYKLAEKKYKIMILREKDKFKIYKKIWAYIISRGYNSNIAEWIINEIKSNEALYKDNNICLDEQDIKSNKNIENNIKDENLDKFHNNSSFNSKNNNYKENIDILARKRYDIIIKSEDDKNKIYRRLSNYLLRRGFSFEEVKKSTNRILYGIE comes from the coding sequence ATGTCAAATATTATTACTAAAATAGAAGTTCAAAAGAGGAATAAAGATAGGGTAAATGTTTATATAAATGAAGAATTTAATTTTGCATGTAGCTCAGAATTAATATACTATCATAATCTTAAAAAGGGTAAAGTTATAGATGAAAATAATCTTAATGATATAATTAGAGAGGATAACTATATAAAAGCCAAAGGTTATGCTTTAAAATATATAGAAAAATCTTTAAAAACAGAAACCCAAGTTAAAGAAAAACTATATTCAAAGGAATATAATGAGGATACTGTAGATAGGGTTATTAAATTTTTGAAGGATTATGATTTTATAGATGATAATAAATATTGTGATATGTATATAAGAGAAAAATTAAATATTTATGGAAGAAATAAAATAAAATATGCTCTTTTAAATAAAGGAATAGAGGAAAGCATAGTGATTGAAAAGATAAATAATATAGATGAAGAAAAAGAGAAAAAAATAGCCTATAAATTAGCAGAGAAAAAATATAAAATTATGATATTAAGGGAAAAAGATAAATTTAAAATATATAAAAAAATATGGGCATACATTATATCCAGAGGATATAATTCTAACATTGCTGAATGGATAATAAACGAGATTAAATCTAATGAAGCTTTATATAAAGACAATAACATATGCCTAGATGAGCAAGACATAAAATCAAATAAAAACATAGAAAATAACATAAAAGATGAAAATTTAGATAAATTTCATAATAATTCATCCTTTAACAGTAAAAATAATAATTATAAAGAGAATATTGATATACTTGCTAGAAAAAGATATGATATTATAATAAAATCAGAAGATGATAAAAATAAAATTTATAGAAGATTGAGCAATTATTTGTTAAGAAGGGGATTTAGCTTTGAAGAAGTAAAGAAAAGTACAAATCGTATTTTATATGGAATAGAATAA